A stretch of DNA from Paenibacillus albus:
AACGCTTACAAAACCCGAGCTTTTTTAGAATGGTGGACTATTATTAGGTGTTGTGCGGAAGATGAATAACGACGCTTGTTCCTTCACCCGGGACCGAAGTAATACGAATGCCGTACTCTTCGCCGTAAGCCATCCTAATGCGAGAAATTGTATTCTTGATGCCAATGGAAGCCGAATCTTTATACAAGATGGCTTCAATCCCTTCCTTGCTGATTCCCCGTCCATTATCGCGAATTTCAAAATACCTGTTCTCACTCTCCGTCCAGCCGCGAATGCCGATGAGCCCGCCTTCCTCAAGCTGACTGAAGCCATGCACAATCGCATTCTCGACAAAAGGCTGGAACAACAGCCGAGGCAGCTTCTCTTCGTAGAGCGAAGGCTCAATCTCATAGGTGACGCCGAACTTGCCTTCAAACCGCGCCCCCATGATGTAAAAGTAATTTCGCATCCATTCCAGCTCTTCCGACAGATGGACGGCTCCCCATTCCTTGCGAGACGTGTAATGCAGCATATTGGATAAGCAGACCAGCATCTTGCTTAGTTCCTTCTGGTTGTTCTCGATCGCAGTCCAATTCATGATATTGAGCGTATTGTACAGAAAATGGGGATTCATCTGCATATTGAGCGCGTGGATCTCCGCTTCCTTTTCTTTTAGCTTAATCTCATAGTTTTCCTTGACCAGCATCTGAATGCGGTCATTCATCCGATTGAATCGCTGCGAGAGCAGTCCGAATTCATCATTTCTCGCCACTTCCACACGAGTCTGAAAATCGCCATCGCCTACCAATCGCATCGCACTCATCAATTTCTTGATAGGACCGGTAATGCGGCCGAGAATGAAATACGCGAACAGCAGCGCAACACCGCTCAAAGCGAGGGCGCTTACGAGTGTTGTCGTGCGGATGACAGGAACGAGACCGCTCACGAGAGCGGATTGCGGTGTAATGACAATTGAGAGCCAGCCTGTCACCTCCGACCGGTCGAAGCTGACGATTTGATTCCGCCCGTCCAGCTTCAGCCGCTGCGACCCGCTGCCCTTCGCATGGAGCGTTTC
This window harbors:
- a CDS encoding sensor histidine kinase; protein product: MTFRARLLLSYLILIALPLFVLSTLFYRTSLNVVTEQAQKNVYAVVKKNNDVIDTKLGLAEQNSRALFVDKDLFQIFNNLHPDHEEELVAADRQVSTILSKYFSQNEDVYSAQLWTTYFSFGTTRSMPQGDPAQSQIYKEAEQAAGKMVWYPTYDFIQMFNQSWLKKGTFEYRYLFSATRLLNFSHMDDSTLVKLKPNVERPVLTISYKSTVLDEMFEQSIPAGSTYMVLNQDDIVVASSDKEQVTKRYKRDWIETLHAKGSGSQRLKLDGRNQIVSFDRSEVTGWLSIVITPQSALVSGLVPVIRTTTLVSALALSGVALLFAYFILGRITGPIKKLMSAMRLVGDGDFQTRVEVARNDEFGLLSQRFNRMNDRIQMLVKENYEIKLKEKEAEIHALNMQMNPHFLYNTLNIMNWTAIENNQKELSKMLVCLSNMLHYTSRKEWGAVHLSEELEWMRNYFYIMGARFEGKFGVTYEIEPSLYEEKLPRLLFQPFVENAIVHGFSQLEEGGLIGIRGWTESENRYFEIRDNGRGISKEGIEAILYKDSASIGIKNTISRIRMAYGEEYGIRITSVPGEGTSVVIHLPHNT